In one window of Bradyrhizobium sp. AZCC 1721 DNA:
- a CDS encoding DUF3604 domain-containing protein, with protein sequence MKSKNHRIALFAFAASTALVSPAFAQTTPERNAYFGETHVHTGWSFDAYIFGNTKTGPEEAYKYATGQIIQHPMGYPIKITTPLDWMGVTDHSEYVGTVKLANTPGSALSKLPIAEKLKVRTPADIQRIYLWLGYTIVDKKPIKELISPEVAGNIWKENNAIADRFNKPGKFTAFCSYEWTSTPDNRNMHRNVFFKDCAKVPELPFSAIDSSAPEDLWDWMDVQRKAGSELLAISHNANLSDGIMFPTEVDFKGRPIDKAWAESRERNEKLSEIKQIKGQSETHPSLSPNDEFANFEVLTYLLGDPAGRFPTIPGSYIRDAYKTGIAMQDSRGYNPYKFGIVGGSDSHNTGVPYRQENFYGGHARNDGDEKQRMSGHVFAGLDVRLENPAGLTGLWAEENTRASLFNAMQRKETFATSGPRIQLRFFGGWDYSQDAKDVKNREIWNIVPDWLKDRLWVRTAYAQGVPMGGDLPAMPADKKAPSFAVWAVKDPTSGNLDRIQIVKGWTKDGQSFEKVFDVVWAGKRTPDPVTGKVPPIGSTVNIQEASYKNTIGAVELKAVWSDPEFDPGLNAFYYARALEIPTPRWTTIQAKNLGINPPEIVSATVQERAWASPIWYTPTEQARVTAKPGTTVASLQQQSGTTTLNDDQLKDLIVGKSTWIRNNATGSVFQVIWSTAGRRLITNVDGTLPQPGQVGDVMHSGELGSPSSYSIKDGKIVTAFGNLPYEVTVYKVGDKYFGARSNEYGYANYEIVPTPVNLENLSLGQAERSPF encoded by the coding sequence ATGAAGAGCAAAAACCACCGCATCGCGTTGTTCGCCTTTGCAGCTTCCACCGCCCTCGTATCGCCGGCGTTCGCACAAACCACCCCGGAGCGAAACGCGTATTTCGGGGAGACCCACGTCCATACGGGCTGGTCGTTCGACGCCTACATCTTCGGCAACACCAAGACCGGGCCGGAGGAAGCCTACAAATATGCGACGGGACAGATCATCCAACACCCAATGGGTTATCCGATCAAGATCACGACCCCGCTGGACTGGATGGGCGTGACCGATCACTCCGAATATGTCGGGACGGTGAAGCTGGCGAATACTCCTGGCTCGGCCTTGAGCAAGCTGCCGATCGCCGAGAAGCTGAAGGTTCGCACCCCTGCCGATATTCAGAGAATATATCTTTGGCTCGGCTACACGATCGTCGACAAGAAGCCGATCAAGGAATTGATCAGCCCGGAAGTAGCCGGCAACATCTGGAAAGAGAACAATGCGATCGCAGATCGCTTCAACAAGCCCGGCAAATTTACCGCGTTCTGTTCCTATGAATGGACGTCGACGCCCGACAACCGGAACATGCACCGTAACGTGTTTTTCAAAGACTGCGCCAAGGTGCCGGAGCTGCCGTTCAGCGCCATCGACTCGTCGGCTCCGGAAGACCTGTGGGACTGGATGGACGTCCAGCGCAAGGCCGGCAGCGAACTGCTAGCGATCTCGCACAACGCCAACCTCTCCGACGGAATCATGTTCCCGACGGAGGTGGATTTCAAGGGACGGCCGATCGACAAGGCCTGGGCCGAGTCGCGCGAACGCAATGAGAAGCTGTCCGAGATCAAGCAGATCAAGGGACAGTCAGAGACGCATCCCAGTCTGTCGCCCAACGACGAGTTCGCGAATTTCGAGGTGCTGACTTATCTGCTCGGCGATCCGGCGGGACGTTTCCCGACCATCCCGGGCAGCTACATTCGCGACGCCTACAAGACCGGCATCGCGATGCAGGATTCGCGGGGTTACAACCCCTACAAGTTTGGAATCGTCGGCGGCTCCGACTCGCACAATACCGGCGTCCCCTATCGCCAGGAGAACTTCTACGGCGGCCACGCCCGCAACGACGGCGATGAAAAGCAGCGCATGTCGGGTCACGTCTTCGCTGGTCTCGACGTTCGTCTCGAGAATCCCGCCGGCCTCACCGGCCTGTGGGCCGAGGAGAACACCCGCGCTTCCCTGTTCAACGCCATGCAGCGCAAGGAAACCTTTGCCACCAGCGGACCGCGCATTCAGCTCCGCTTCTTTGGCGGGTGGGATTACAGCCAGGACGCAAAAGACGTAAAGAACAGGGAAATCTGGAATATCGTTCCGGATTGGCTGAAGGACCGGCTGTGGGTCCGTACCGCCTATGCGCAAGGCGTGCCGATGGGAGGCGACCTGCCAGCTATGCCGGCCGACAAGAAGGCACCGTCCTTTGCGGTGTGGGCGGTGAAGGACCCGACATCGGGTAACCTTGACCGCATTCAAATCGTCAAGGGATGGACCAAGGACGGCCAATCTTTCGAAAAGGTCTTTGATGTGGTTTGGGCGGGCAAACGTACGCCCGATCCGGTTACGGGCAAGGTCCCGCCAATCGGCAGCACCGTCAACATTCAGGAAGCGAGCTACAAGAACACCATCGGTGCGGTCGAGCTCAAGGCCGTGTGGAGTGATCCCGAATTCGACCCGGGTCTGAACGCGTTCTATTACGCCCGGGCACTCGAAATCCCGACGCCGCGGTGGACCACGATTCAGGCCAAGAATCTCGGGATCAATCCACCCGAGATCGTGTCGGCCACGGTCCAGGAGCGCGCGTGGGCTTCGCCGATCTGGTACACGCCGACCGAGCAGGCGCGCGTGACCGCAAAACCGGGCACCACCGTCGCCAGCCTGCAACAGCAGTCGGGCACGACCACCCTGAATGATGACCAACTCAAGGATCTGATCGTCGGCAAGTCGACCTGGATTCGCAACAACGCGACCGGCAGCGTGTTCCAGGTCATCTGGAGTACGGCGGGCCGGCGCCTGATCACCAATGTTGACGGGACTCTGCCGCAGCCGGGGCAGGTCGGCGACGTCATGCACAGCGGTGAACTTGGCTCGCCATCCTCCTATTCAATCAAGGACGGCAAGATCGTCACCGCGTTCGGAAACCTGCCTTACGAGGTCACCGTCTACAAGGTGGGCGACAAGTACTTTGGTGCGCGCAGCAATGAGTACGGCTACGCCAATTATGAGATCGTTCCGACACCGGTAAATCTGGAGAATCTCAGTTTGGGTCAGGCTGAGCGTTCTCCGTTCTAG
- a CDS encoding DUF1254 domain-containing protein produces the protein MTAAVVCATLALPQLAAAQTAAATPPSLVTPDKVDTRIGTLEFKDGAPTIETAEKVRDTLDFTRALNVYNNSFRGASAYALGKGFQSIGAEDNTPIIFSDLMDAKSLFLTANADTIYYMAVVNLSKGPMVVEQPPKGLGTINDMWFSWIIDIGFPGPDRGEGGKYLIIPPGYDGPLPEGGFYIARSKTNRVLYAARSFLTNNDPKPTVELIKKHLKIYPYTPGGVGTSIATALEGKVRLAKNPSPPETKFIEASGKAFNTIPPGDYGFFEMINENVQQEPATSYDVELAGQMAAIGIVKGKPFKPDARMKKILTDAAAVGNAAGRLLNWRYAVSHPEWAYYPNSMWGSMLWEGGSNFETPPPEFTREGMFRPLPPTGARTLDSRTAFYYGYTLDSPGMIMRIPDVGSQYLMGFVDSANNPFDGGKTYKVTLPKGIPARAFWSLTLYDNQTRSLLDTPQRFPRAGSQTYPSPAAEASADGSTTVYFGPTQPQGVPRGNWIQTMPSKGWFTILRLYSPLEPFFTKEWRLSEIELVR, from the coding sequence ATGACAGCAGCCGTCGTCTGCGCAACACTGGCGCTGCCTCAGCTGGCCGCCGCCCAGACTGCCGCCGCAACCCCTCCTTCGCTTGTGACGCCGGACAAGGTCGACACACGGATCGGCACGCTCGAGTTCAAGGACGGCGCGCCCACCATCGAAACCGCAGAGAAGGTCCGCGACACGCTGGACTTCACACGCGCCCTGAACGTGTACAACAACAGCTTCCGCGGCGCATCGGCGTATGCCCTGGGAAAGGGCTTCCAGAGTATCGGCGCCGAGGACAACACCCCGATAATCTTCTCCGATTTGATGGACGCAAAGTCGCTGTTTCTCACCGCCAACGCTGACACCATCTACTACATGGCGGTAGTGAATCTGTCGAAGGGCCCGATGGTGGTGGAGCAACCGCCGAAGGGACTGGGCACCATCAACGACATGTGGTTCTCATGGATCATCGATATCGGTTTCCCTGGGCCGGATCGCGGCGAGGGCGGCAAGTACCTCATCATACCGCCCGGCTACGATGGCCCGCTGCCCGAAGGCGGCTTCTACATCGCGCGCTCGAAGACCAATCGCGTGCTGTACGCAGCGCGATCGTTCCTGACCAACAACGATCCCAAGCCAACCGTTGAGCTGATCAAGAAGCACCTCAAGATCTATCCTTACACTCCGGGCGGCGTAGGCACGAGCATCGCGACAGCTCTGGAAGGCAAGGTACGGCTCGCCAAGAACCCGTCTCCTCCTGAGACCAAGTTCATCGAGGCCAGCGGCAAGGCGTTCAACACGATTCCGCCCGGCGATTACGGCTTCTTCGAAATGATCAATGAGAACGTCCAGCAGGAGCCGGCCACCAGTTACGACGTAGAACTCGCCGGGCAAATGGCCGCCATCGGTATCGTGAAGGGCAAGCCGTTCAAACCTGATGCGCGGATGAAGAAAATACTCACTGATGCTGCCGCCGTGGGGAACGCGGCCGGTCGCCTGCTGAACTGGCGCTACGCCGTGTCCCATCCGGAATGGGCGTACTATCCCAACTCGATGTGGGGAAGCATGCTGTGGGAAGGTGGGTCCAACTTCGAGACACCGCCGCCGGAGTTCACCAGGGAGGGCATGTTCAGGCCGCTGCCGCCGACCGGCGCACGGACGCTGGATTCGAGGACGGCGTTCTATTACGGCTACACGCTCGATTCACCGGGCATGATCATGCGCATTCCCGACGTCGGCTCGCAATATCTCATGGGCTTCGTCGATTCCGCCAACAACCCCTTTGACGGCGGCAAAACCTACAAGGTAACGCTACCCAAGGGCATCCCCGCGCGGGCGTTCTGGTCACTCACGCTCTACGACAACCAGACGCGATCGCTGCTCGACACGCCGCAGCGCTTTCCGCGCGCCGGCAGTCAGACCTATCCATCGCCCGCTGCCGAAGCCAGCGCCGACGGCTCGACGACCGTCTATTTCGGCCCGACGCAGCCGCAAGGAGTGCCGCGCGGCAACTGGATTCAGACCATGCCCAGCAAGGGCTGGTTCACGATCCTGCGCCTCTACAGCCCGCTGGAGCCGTTTTTCACGAAGGAGTGGCGGCTGAGTGAGATCGAGTTGGTTCGGTGA
- a CDS encoding SphA family protein, translated as MPEAAYADESGISYWLPGRFSSFAATPAVPGWSMAAVYYHTSVEASGAVAAARQIQIGRFPATVNVDFNASLNAQGDLILLNPTYTFATPVLGGQLAIGVTGIFGRASTGIDGTLTAAVGPIVTTRTGSISDSLTSVGDLYPQATLKWNAGVHNFMTYLTGDIPVGAYNPARLSNLGIGHAAIDAGGGYTYFNQAAGHEFSAVAGFTYNFKNPDTQYQNGIDFHVDWGISQFLSKQFFVGFVGYGYQQITDDFGQHPQLGGFRSRVFGIGPQFGYLFPVGDMQGYLNLKGYGEFAAENRPAGWNIWLTFAISPMAPTSTVTPTRRVVTK; from the coding sequence ATGCCGGAAGCCGCCTACGCCGACGAGAGCGGAATTTCCTACTGGCTTCCCGGACGCTTCTCGAGCTTTGCTGCGACACCGGCGGTGCCGGGCTGGTCCATGGCCGCGGTGTATTATCACACCTCGGTCGAAGCATCGGGCGCCGTCGCCGCGGCACGGCAGATTCAGATCGGCAGATTTCCGGCAACGGTGAACGTCGATTTCAATGCCAGCCTGAACGCACAAGGCGATCTTATTCTGCTCAATCCCACCTACACTTTCGCCACACCTGTGCTGGGCGGCCAACTGGCCATCGGCGTCACCGGCATATTCGGCCGGGCAAGCACCGGCATTGACGGAACGCTCACCGCGGCAGTCGGACCGATCGTGACGACCCGCACGGGAAGCATCTCGGATTCACTCACTTCCGTCGGCGACCTGTATCCGCAGGCCACGCTGAAGTGGAATGCCGGCGTGCACAACTTCATGACCTATCTGACCGGAGACATTCCGGTGGGCGCCTACAACCCAGCGCGCCTCTCTAACCTCGGCATCGGTCACGCCGCGATCGACGCTGGCGGCGGCTACACCTACTTCAATCAGGCCGCCGGGCACGAATTCTCCGCCGTCGCGGGTTTCACCTACAACTTCAAGAATCCCGACACGCAATACCAGAACGGGATCGACTTCCATGTCGATTGGGGAATCTCGCAGTTCCTCTCCAAGCAGTTCTTCGTTGGTTTCGTCGGCTACGGATACCAGCAGATCACTGACGACTTCGGCCAGCATCCGCAGCTCGGCGGTTTCCGGTCCCGCGTCTTCGGCATCGGCCCGCAGTTCGGATATCTGTTTCCCGTCGGCGACATGCAGGGATATCTGAATCTAAAAGGCTATGGCGAATTCGCCGCCGAGAACCGGCCGGCGGGATGGAATATCTGGCTGACATTCGCGATCTCGCCAATGGCTCCGACCAGCACCGTGACGCCAACGCGCCGGGTGGTAACGAAGTAA
- a CDS encoding HupE/UreJ family protein: MVAQEAILRRKFLSLRSAFLGIFFATLAVLSSASAHESRPAYMEVTEIAPQRYQIVWRTPLLSGTRLPVALRFPEKTRNVTEPILRELQDSLVERRLVELDNGLTGTRIEIVGLQATITDALVRVQLLDGTYSTTLVRPSKPWIEIATSRSSLEVATTYLMHGIEHILLGYDHLLFVLALILIVRRGRVLLITVTAFTVAHSITLSLATLGVVHIPGPPVEATIALSILLLACEIIRSDRGQASLTAQWPWLVAFSFGLLHGFGFAGALTEIGLPQGDIPLALLAFNVGVEAGQLVFIAAVLGALACAKWIRLPAFLERHARPVMTYAIGIMAAYWFIARLAGFAA; this comes from the coding sequence ATGGTTGCCCAAGAAGCGATCCTTCGGAGAAAATTCTTGAGTTTACGATCGGCATTTCTCGGCATTTTCTTCGCAACGCTCGCAGTTTTGAGCAGCGCGTCCGCACACGAGTCCCGTCCGGCGTATATGGAAGTGACCGAGATAGCGCCGCAGCGGTATCAGATTGTCTGGCGCACGCCGCTGCTATCCGGCACGCGGCTTCCGGTAGCGCTCCGATTCCCCGAAAAAACGCGCAACGTCACCGAACCCATACTGCGCGAACTCCAGGATTCGCTGGTCGAACGCAGGCTGGTCGAACTGGACAACGGCCTCACCGGCACGCGCATCGAAATCGTCGGCCTGCAGGCGACAATCACCGACGCGCTGGTGCGCGTGCAGTTGCTCGATGGTACCTACTCCACCACGCTGGTACGACCGTCCAAACCGTGGATCGAGATCGCAACCTCGCGCAGTTCGCTTGAGGTCGCCACCACCTACCTGATGCACGGTATCGAGCACATCCTGCTCGGCTACGACCATTTGCTGTTCGTACTGGCCCTGATCCTGATCGTGCGTCGCGGCCGGGTGCTTCTGATCACGGTCACTGCCTTTACTGTTGCACATTCGATCACTCTGAGCCTTGCCACATTGGGGGTTGTGCACATACCCGGTCCGCCGGTCGAAGCAACGATTGCGTTGAGTATTCTCCTTCTTGCCTGCGAGATCATTCGATCCGACCGGGGACAAGCCAGCCTGACCGCGCAATGGCCCTGGCTGGTCGCGTTCTCGTTTGGCCTGCTGCATGGATTTGGCTTCGCCGGCGCGCTGACTGAAATCGGCCTGCCCCAGGGAGATATTCCGCTTGCGCTGCTTGCGTTCAATGTCGGCGTGGAGGCCGGACAACTGGTCTTCATCGCAGCCGTCCTGGGCGCCCTGGCATGCGCCAAATGGATCAGATTACCGGCTTTCCTCGAACGTCATGCGAGGCCGGTGATGACCTATGCGATCGGGATCATGGCCGCATACTGGTTTATTGCGCGATTAGCTGGATTCGCCGCCTGA
- a CDS encoding DUF2721 domain-containing protein, with the protein MLPDTPTVSQLSHVISQAAAPAFLLGALAAFIAVLISRLNRVIDRTIVLNGISEDDTVRCRLKADLPRLMRRAVMLNRAIFWAVIGSISATLVVIVAFASAFLQIQHERGVAILFMVALGAFTVSLVDFAREVRIALSEFDHHA; encoded by the coding sequence ATGCTACCCGATACGCCGACCGTCAGTCAGCTATCCCATGTCATTTCGCAGGCGGCGGCGCCTGCGTTTCTTCTCGGCGCTTTGGCAGCTTTCATAGCCGTCCTGATTTCCCGCCTGAACAGAGTGATCGATCGAACGATTGTCCTCAACGGCATCTCCGAGGATGACACCGTCAGATGTCGGCTCAAGGCTGATCTTCCACGTTTGATGCGACGTGCGGTCATGCTGAATCGGGCAATCTTCTGGGCGGTGATCGGAAGTATTTCGGCAACGCTCGTTGTCATCGTCGCGTTCGCAAGTGCGTTCCTCCAGATTCAGCATGAGCGCGGGGTGGCCATCCTGTTCATGGTGGCCCTCGGTGCCTTCACGGTATCGCTTGTCGATTTTGCCCGGGAGGTGCGCATTGCGTTGAGCGAGTTCGATCATCACGCCTGA
- a CDS encoding HlyD family secretion protein — MVIIFCLYILAMWLVFSKFKLVRWGWVSGTISLLVGGFILATFLALFNYLTPSGRVTVTGRVVEVTPNVTGQIVAIPVKPNVPVKKDDVLFQIDPAPFEYKVKQLQASLAAAKQQTEILKANYEQATANVEGLAAQAAYNKKRLADIETLAADDANTQFQAQDKQVQYETVSAQLTAAKAAQQSAKLALDSEIGGVNTTVAQLQAQLDNANWELSQTAIRAPADGYVTVVALTVGDRAFQLRSAMSFIVEKEITLVGMFSQNGFQTIKEGTAVDIVFDNVPGRIYHAKIIGIPKGIGQGQIAASGTLARTNALGGATVFPAEISIPEGINRDTLRLGMSGNATAFANNAGVIGLLASILVWVSSYMAYL, encoded by the coding sequence ATGGTTATCATTTTTTGCCTCTACATCCTTGCGATGTGGCTCGTGTTCTCGAAATTCAAGCTCGTGCGGTGGGGCTGGGTGTCGGGGACAATTTCGCTGCTCGTCGGCGGATTTATCCTCGCGACATTTTTGGCGCTTTTTAATTATCTCACGCCCTCGGGGCGTGTGACGGTGACTGGCCGCGTCGTGGAAGTGACGCCGAATGTGACCGGACAAATTGTTGCAATCCCGGTCAAGCCGAACGTGCCGGTGAAAAAGGACGACGTGCTGTTTCAGATCGACCCGGCGCCGTTTGAGTACAAAGTCAAGCAGCTTCAGGCTTCGCTCGCGGCAGCGAAGCAGCAGACCGAAATCCTCAAAGCAAATTACGAACAGGCAACCGCGAATGTGGAGGGACTTGCCGCACAGGCCGCCTACAACAAGAAGCGTCTCGCCGACATCGAGACGCTCGCCGCCGACGATGCCAACACGCAATTTCAGGCGCAGGACAAGCAGGTTCAGTACGAGACCGTGTCGGCGCAGCTCACCGCTGCCAAGGCGGCGCAGCAGAGCGCCAAGCTCGCGCTCGACTCCGAGATCGGCGGCGTCAACACCACGGTCGCGCAACTTCAGGCGCAGCTCGACAACGCCAACTGGGAATTGTCGCAGACGGCCATCCGTGCGCCCGCCGACGGCTATGTCACCGTGGTCGCCCTGACCGTCGGCGATCGCGCATTTCAGTTGCGATCGGCAATGTCCTTCATTGTCGAGAAGGAGATCACGCTGGTCGGCATGTTCTCGCAGAACGGCTTCCAGACCATCAAGGAAGGCACCGCGGTCGACATCGTGTTCGACAACGTGCCGGGCCGGATCTATCACGCCAAAATCATCGGCATTCCAAAGGGCATCGGACAGGGACAGATCGCCGCGTCGGGCACGCTCGCTCGCACCAATGCGCTCGGCGGCGCGACGGTGTTTCCGGCGGAGATATCGATTCCCGAGGGGATAAATCGTGATACGCTGCGCTTGGGCATGTCCGGCAACGCCACAGCCTTTGCCAACAACGCCGGGGTGATCGGGCTGCTTGCGTCAATTCTGGTGTGGGTGAGCTCCTACATGGCATACCTCTAG
- a CDS encoding Dps family protein — MSKTSNKSDKVSADLDTPTDLPPAAVDKISASLNTLLADAFALYLKTKNFHWHVSGRHFRDYHLMLDEQSEAIFATTDQLAERVRKLGGTTLRSVGQVAKLQTIKDNNEDYVPPREMLRELMEDNKHVAAAMRKAHKLADEHEDSGTAGLLETFIDETERRTWFLFEASRQEGANVA, encoded by the coding sequence GTGAGCAAAACCAGCAATAAATCCGACAAGGTATCCGCCGACCTCGATACGCCGACCGACCTGCCGCCGGCCGCCGTGGACAAGATATCGGCCTCGCTCAATACGCTGCTGGCGGACGCATTTGCGCTCTATCTGAAGACCAAGAATTTCCACTGGCACGTCAGCGGCCGTCATTTCCGCGACTATCACCTTATGCTGGACGAGCAGTCGGAAGCGATCTTCGCCACCACCGACCAACTCGCTGAACGGGTCCGCAAACTTGGCGGCACCACGCTGCGCTCGGTCGGGCAGGTCGCCAAGCTGCAGACCATCAAGGACAATAACGAGGACTACGTGCCGCCGCGCGAAATGCTGCGCGAGCTGATGGAAGACAACAAGCATGTGGCGGCGGCGATGCGCAAGGCGCATAAGCTCGCCGACGAGCACGAGGATTCCGGCACTGCGGGCCTGCTCGAGACTTTCATCGACGAGACCGAGCGCCGCACCTGGTTCCTGTTCGAGGCCAGCCGCCAGGAAGGCGCCAACGTGGCGTGA
- a CDS encoding peptidylprolyl isomerase — translation MREPLVHFLLVGLVLFAGYSFLRPKSEATSESNRIVLTPDDLVQISVAWLAKGRPPPTPEQMQNLIELKVREEVLFREAMALGLDKDDTIVKRRMAQKMEFLAEGASIDKDPSTDALRAWFKDNQQRFALLPRVSFRHLYFSSDRHGERTREAAAKALEKVADQSGEAKDVAALGDPFMYQDHYGDRSFDDIAKLFGLDFARALVSIKPGSWQGPVESGYGWHLVFVDSSAPSRLPAFEEIESDIKAGWIADQRAQAKAKAYETMRARYQVVLPEKLPN, via the coding sequence TTGCGCGAACCGCTGGTTCATTTTCTTCTGGTCGGCTTGGTGCTGTTTGCGGGCTACAGCTTCCTGCGTCCAAAATCCGAAGCGACATCCGAATCCAACCGGATTGTCCTGACGCCGGACGATCTTGTTCAGATAAGTGTGGCTTGGCTGGCGAAGGGCCGGCCTCCGCCAACTCCGGAGCAAATGCAGAACCTCATTGAACTCAAGGTTCGGGAGGAGGTGCTGTTTCGGGAAGCAATGGCGCTCGGGTTGGACAAGGACGACACGATCGTGAAGCGGCGCATGGCGCAGAAAATGGAATTTCTGGCCGAAGGCGCTTCAATCGATAAGGACCCTTCGACCGACGCGCTTCGGGCCTGGTTCAAGGACAATCAGCAGCGATTTGCGCTTCTGCCGCGCGTCTCTTTCCGCCATCTTTATTTTTCTTCCGATCGACATGGTGAACGCACCCGGGAAGCCGCTGCGAAAGCCCTGGAGAAAGTCGCAGACCAATCGGGCGAAGCGAAGGACGTTGCGGCTCTTGGTGACCCCTTCATGTACCAGGATCACTACGGCGATCGGTCTTTCGATGATATCGCCAAGCTGTTCGGACTAGATTTTGCTCGGGCACTCGTGAGCATCAAGCCTGGCTCCTGGCAAGGACCGGTGGAATCCGGGTACGGATGGCACCTGGTTTTTGTCGACTCTTCCGCTCCGAGCAGGCTACCCGCCTTCGAAGAAATCGAGTCGGACATCAAGGCCGGATGGATCGCTGACCAGCGCGCTCAGGCGAAAGCAAAAGCCTACGAGACGATGCGAGCGCGCTACCAGGTCGTGCTGCCGGAGAAGCTGCCAAACTAG
- a CDS encoding class I SAM-dependent methyltransferase, translated as MDEWIDYYDSTHTIYVSRLHRDLHFQVIARDIIGYIASPDAVVLDYACGEALSAAKVADACAKLYLAEPAPGVRGRLIARFAPNTKIRVRSLEDLTRMAESSVDLVVMNSVAQYMTPGELDSALAVIRRLLKPNGRLVLGDILRPEVGMAKDVLALLKFAAAHGFLKDALYGLASTALSDYRQLRTRVGLQRYREDEMIEKLAASGFTASRAHQNIGHNPWRMTFVARHAFQRH; from the coding sequence ATGGACGAATGGATCGACTACTACGACTCCACGCATACGATTTATGTGAGCAGGCTGCATCGCGACCTGCATTTCCAGGTCATCGCGCGCGATATCATCGGCTATATCGCTTCGCCCGACGCGGTCGTGCTGGACTATGCCTGCGGCGAAGCGCTGTCGGCTGCCAAGGTGGCGGACGCCTGCGCAAAACTCTATCTGGCCGAACCGGCGCCCGGCGTCCGCGGCCGGCTGATCGCGCGTTTTGCGCCGAACACCAAGATCCGCGTCCGCTCGCTCGAGGATCTCACGCGAATGGCGGAAAGCTCGGTCGACCTCGTCGTCATGAATTCGGTCGCGCAATACATGACGCCAGGGGAGTTGGATTCGGCGCTTGCCGTCATTCGCCGGTTGTTGAAGCCCAACGGTCGCCTGGTGCTCGGCGATATCCTGCGGCCAGAAGTCGGCATGGCCAAAGACGTGCTGGCGCTCTTGAAATTCGCCGCCGCGCACGGCTTCCTGAAAGACGCGCTTTATGGCCTTGCGAGCACGGCGCTGTCGGACTACCGCCAACTGCGCACGCGCGTCGGGCTGCAGCGCTACCGTGAAGACGAGATGATCGAGAAGCTCGCCGCCTCAGGCTTCACCGCCTCCCGCGCGCATCAGAACATCGGCCACAACCCGTGGCGGATGACGTTCGTCGCGCGGCACGCATTCCAGCGCCATTAA